The Comamonas testosteroni genome contains the following window.
GGTACGCACCAGAAAGCCGCCATCGGCAGCCACACCCTGAGCCATGCCGCTCGTGCCGTCGCTCAGATTCACCTCGCGTCCGGCCAGCAGATCGCGCTGGGCAAAGCGCTGCATCAGCGGAGCAAAGCCATGCAGGGCAAAGCTCTGCACCTCGGCCACCAGATTGGGCAATATGCAGGCCAGGGCCGTGGGCGCGTCCAGTGCGGCATCGAGCTCCTGCAGGCAGGCCGGGGCCGTGCGCATGCCGTCACCGGCACGGGGGCGAACATTGATGCCGATACCGATCACCACATAGCGCGGGGCCGTCATATCGTGCTGCTGGCCGCCGACAAAGCTGGCGGTCTCGATCAGAATGCCGGCCAGCTTGCGGTCGCCCTCCAGCCACAGATCGTTGGGCCATTTGATGCCGATCTTGGGCGCGCCCCCCGCAGCGGGAAGCTGGGGCTGCAGGCTCTCGGCCACGCTCACACCCACCGCCAATGACAGCCCCGACCAGTCGCGCGGTGCCAGCGGCAGGCCCAGCGAGAACATCAGCGAATCACCGACGCCGCTGACCCAGTTTCGGCCCAGGCGGCCTCGGCCCTGGGTTTGCTGCTCGGCAATCAGCAGCACCGGATCCGTCAGCCCGTCGCGCGCGCGGCGCATGATTTCGGTATTTGAGGAATCGATGGTCGGCAGCACCTCGACCGTGAAGCCCGGCAACTGCGGTGCAATGGCTTCCCACAAGGCTTCGGCATTCCAGTGAATCGGCTGAGTCATTTCTATCTATCCAAATCTAAAAACTGGCGCAACGCAAGACAAAAAACTGACGCGGCCCACACCAGAGACGCCAAGCCAGGGCCATCCCGCAGCGATGGCATCGTCCCCCTCCCGCGAAGCGAGAGAGGGGGAAGCGGCGGGGCCGCCTAGGCAAAGCCGCTCAGGGGGTGCCGTGAGGCATCGGAGGTTTCCAGCCCCTTTTCGGCGCCAGCATGGTGCCGCGGCAGTTCGCAGCGCCGCAGTAGCAGGCATATTCAGCCTTGAGCTTGGCCGTATAGCGCTCTTCCACCATCAGGCCGTAGTCGTAGTTCAGTTCTTCGCCCGCTGCAATATTGCGCAGCGCCACGATATAGACGCGACCGTCGATCTCGTCGGTGTAGCAGTTGGGCGCGCAGCTGTGGTTGATCCAGCGCGAGGAGTTGCCCTTGTGCGTGGCATCTATCACCCGCTCATCGTCGACCTGAAAGTAAAAAGTGTGATTGGGCTGGCTGGGATCATGCGGATGACGATCCTGCGCCTCCTGCCAGTCAATCACTTCACCCACGTACTCAATAATGGTTTCGCCTTCCGCAATATCCTGCGCGGCGAAAACGCCTTTGCCATGAACGCCGGAGCGCCGGGTCTGGATGCGGCGGCCGGTTGAAGAGGCCAGTGATGTGCGGGGCATGTTTTCTCTGATACTTTGAATATGCACACATGTGCGCATGCGCGCGCGTGAGAAGCGAATTGTATGAGCCTGAGTTTTGATTCGGGTTCAGGTGGTTAATGACGACGAGAACACACAATGACTAAAACCCTGGTGATTGCAGAGAAGCCTTCTGTCGCACAGGACATCGTCCGTGCGCTGACCCCGGTGGCAGGCAAGTTCGAAAAACACGATGACTATTTCGAATCCGACAGCTATGTGGTGACCAGTGCGGTCGGCCACCTGGTGGAGATTCAGGCGCCCGAAGAATTCGACGTCAAGCGCGGCAAATGGAGTTTTGCCAATCTGCCGGTCA
Protein-coding sequences here:
- a CDS encoding SET domain-containing protein produces the protein MPRTSLASSTGRRIQTRRSGVHGKGVFAAQDIAEGETIIEYVGEVIDWQEAQDRHPHDPSQPNHTFYFQVDDERVIDATHKGNSSRWINHSCAPNCYTDEIDGRVYIVALRNIAAGEELNYDYGLMVEERYTAKLKAEYACYCGAANCRGTMLAPKRGWKPPMPHGTP
- a CDS encoding biotin--[acetyl-CoA-carboxylase] ligase, with amino-acid sequence MTQPIHWNAEALWEAIAPQLPGFTVEVLPTIDSSNTEIMRRARDGLTDPVLLIAEQQTQGRGRLGRNWVSGVGDSLMFSLGLPLAPRDWSGLSLAVGVSVAESLQPQLPAAGGAPKIGIKWPNDLWLEGDRKLAGILIETASFVGGQQHDMTAPRYVVIGIGINVRPRAGDGMRTAPACLQELDAALDAPTALACILPNLVAEVQSFALHGFAPLMQRFAQRDLLAGREVNLSDGTSGMAQGVAADGGFLVRTATGLQAVTSSEISVRPAGSPLQA